In one Magallana gigas chromosome 9, xbMagGiga1.1, whole genome shotgun sequence genomic region, the following are encoded:
- the LOC105348033 gene encoding baculoviral IAP repeat-containing protein 8 — MLRLATFASYKNEKNVFLCKLSKAGFAYQGYDDALQCESCGFKSNSWTDVGDLFVQHAEHAPKCQFVQQNRKNAPGVDSLNNCKREAISKDANAAGTSSTDVCPKMTLSPKSGNGNQKPRASNNVSNRASAKSVFQDLGIYIDSNRAKFPSYAVLVNRVQSFTSANAVFHKPPSEMAMAGFFYKGYSDCVCCFSCGGNLSEWRPNDDPWVEHAYWFPECTFVIQNKGEEFVQQIQLLKKADDEQKEITTGQNVCNGLDEIDSIALCSVLEMGYMQEQARAAFDCLRAQKPTCYLIRAEDLVDTILLQEDSTSTVSSDGVPPGQGRIESLTENQFSSLESLDRELNQTDLSDLQSVQKEYQELQDLTICKVCMAEKVSIVFLPCGHIVTCAECAPAMRNCPICRKLVKGTVRAFMS, encoded by the exons ATGTTAAGACTGGCGACTTTTGCAAGCTACAAAAACGAGAAAAATGTATTTCTCTGCAAATTGTCGAAGGCCGGTTTTGCTTATCAAGGATATGACGATGCTCTGCAATGTGAAAGTTGCGGGTTCAAATCCAACAGTTGGACGGATGTGGGCGACTTGTTCGTGCAACATGCAGAGCATGCTCCAAAGTGCCAGTTCGTGCAGCAGAATCGCAAAAATGCACCAGGCGTAGATTCACTAAATAATTGCAAACGAGAAGCAATATCAAAAGATGCAAACGCGGCCGGGACTTCTTCGACTGAtgtttgcccaaaaatgactcTTTCTCCAAAAAGTGGTAATGGAAATCAGAAACCACGTGCATCGAACAATGTGTCAAATCGAGCATCAGCAAAATCTGTTTTTCAAGATTTAGGGATTTATATTGACAGCAATCGTGCAAAGTTCCCGTCCTATGCTGTTTTAGTTAACAGAGTGCAAAGTTTCACTTCAGCAAATGCTGTATTTCACAAACCACCCTCCGAAATGGCAATGGCAGGATTCTTTTACAAAG ggtATTCTGATTGCGTCTGCTGCTTCAGTTGCGGAGGGAATTTGTCAGAATGGCGTCCTAATGATGATCCATGGGTAGAGCATGCGTACTGGTTTCCGGAATGTACGTTTGTTATCCAAAACAAAGGCGAGGAATTTGTGCAGCAGATCCAACTTCTCAAAAAAGCTGATGATGAGCag aagGAAATTACTACAGGCCAAAACGTATGCAATGGGTTAGATGAGATAGATTCGATAGCATTGTGCAGTGTTCTGGAGATGGGCTACATGCAAGAACAGGCACGTGCAGCGTTTGATTGTTTGAGAGCGCAAAAACCTACTTGTTATCTAATAAGGGCGGAGGACTTAGTGGATACCATCCTCCTACAGGAAGATTCAACATCTACAGTGTCATCTGATGGTGTACCTCCCGGTCAAGGTCGAATAGAGTCCTTGACCGAGAACCAGTTTAGCTCTTTGGAGTCACTCGACCGTGAACTTAACCAGACAGATTTATCAG ATTTACAAAGTGTGCAAAAAGAATATCAAGAACTGCAAGACTTGACAATTTGCAAAGTTTGTATGGCAGAAAAAGTTAGCATTGTATTTCTTCCTTGCGGTCATATTGTCACGTGTGCAGAATGTGCACCAGCTATGCGCAATTGTCCCATATGCCGAAAGCTGGTAAAAGGAACTGTCAGGGCATTTATGTCGTAA